The Longimicrobium sp. genome segment GGCGACCACGCTCACCCCCGAGCAGCTCCTCCTCTCGGCGCGCATCCACGAGGAGCGCGGCGACCTGGACGAGGCGCTGGCCGAGTACCAGCGGCTCGCCGGGCGCGGCGCGGGCGAGGAGGGACGCGCGCGCTACGGCCTCCTCCTCCAGCGCCTGGGCCGCCACGACGAGGCTCGCGCCGTGTTCGACGCCATCGTCCGCCATGCCCGCGTCTCCTCGTCGCACTACCGGCGCGAGGAGAAGGAGTGGATCGACATCGCCAAGCGGGAGCTGAAGGAGCGGGAGGGGTCGGCGGAGGGCGGTTAAGCCGTGGCGACGCCGCGAAAGGGCCGCCTGCGTGGCCTGCGGGTGATCATCAAACGGGAGCGGACCGATCCGTCCGCTCCCGCTGCCGTTCAGTTGCGGCGCGGCCGGAGCGCCAGCACGGCGGGATACGGCTCGTCCACCAGCACGTAGACGACACCATCCGCGACGGCCGCTTTCGTGGCTCTGACGGGGAGGAGGAACGTCTCCCGATACCGCCCGCTCTCGACGGCGTAACGGTCCAGCAGCGCGCGCCGGCTGGCGGTGAGCCCTCCGAAGAGAACGTAGACGTCGGCGCCATCCATGCTGATGTCGCACCCGGAACACGGCGTGTAGGACGCCAGCCGCGTGGTGACGGTGCCGCCCTCCGACCGTGTCTCCACCTTCGGGAACTCGGCCGGCTCGACGTACGGGTTCAGGTCCCGCAGCGGACGGGTGCCGCGGAAGCCGAGCCAGCCGTCACCCAGCGAGAAGCCGAACACCCACGACTCCCCGTGGCGGCTCGCGGCCAGGGAGCCCTGCCGCACCAGGGGGTGGAGCTTCGAGAACTCCTGCCAGGGGAACGGCACGCGCTCCGCCACTCTTCCACCCCTATCCACCACCGCGAGCGCGCTGTCCGGCCGGTCGGTGAGCAGGACCACGCGGCCGTCCGCGAGCGGGACCATCTGGTCGGCATAGCCCACGTCCGGTAGGGGGATCTCGTCCCGCAGGGCGCCCCGGCCGTCCAGGAAGGTGATGCGGCGGTTCGCGACATCCAGCAGCACGGGCGAGGCGTTCGCGGCGAGCTTCAGGTCCCGCACCCGCTGGAACTCTCCCGGGCCGCCGCCCCTGCGGCCCGACATCCAGCGGAGCGCCCCGTCGGACCGCCCGAACGCGAGTAGCCGGCTGGAGCCGCCGTCGAAGACGTACACGGCGGAATCCCCGGCCGCCAGCAGGTACGGCCGGAGGAGGAGCGAGTCCTGCAGGGCCCCGCCGGCCGACCAGAGGGTGTCCCACCTGGTCACCGTGATCCGCCGCTCCGACGCGCCGCCGTCCCGGAGCGGCTCGTCGCGCCGGTCGCACCCCGCGCCTGCGGCGGCGGCCGCCAGGAGCAGCACGAGCGGGCGGACGAATCGCCGGTTCATCCGCGCTGTGCCGGCAAGGGGCGGACGGGCCCGCGCCGGACCTGGCGCGGCTCCCCCAGCAGCCGCGCCTGCGCCGCGATCACCTCCACGGCGCTGCGCGCGTCCGCTTCGGACAGCGGCACGGCGCTCCGCACGCGGTTCCCGGCATCGAGCAGGACGGCCATCGGCGTGGACCGGTAGTTCAGCGCGCGGAGCGCGCCATGCACCTCCGCCCGGGAGGTGCTCCGGAGCGGGAACTCGATCCCCACTCCCCGCCGGATCCGCTCCAGTGCGTCCGGCCCTCCCCCCGCTCCGGAGACCAGCCCCACCACCTTCACGAGTCCGCTCCGGTGGAGCTCGTTCCACGCCGCCAGCGCTTCGATCCGACCCGCGCAATCCTGCGGGTGCAGGACGATCGCGACGACCGGGGCGCCGCGTCCCGCAGCCACCGCGGGAAGCGAGTGCGCCAGGACCGGCGCCGCCGCCGGCCGGCCGTGGAGCGCCGTCCAGGCGACGGTCACGGCGAGAGCCACGTACCCCGTGGCGAGGAAGACGCGTGAAGACATGGATTGACCTTCCAGAGGTTCTACGAGCTTGGGAATGAGACGAAAAAGTTGCAGACCGGGCACACCCGCGCCATCGAACAACCATCAGCCGGTTGCAAGCGGTCGCTCGGCGCGGCTACAGGAAGTAGTAGTAGTAGGTGGTGGTCGTCGTGCACGAGGTCTTGTCCGCGTTGCACGTGGTGGTGGAGGTGGTCTGGCAGAGTTGGCGATCCCCGTTCGCGCACCCTCCGATCTTCTCGTGATCGGTCTGGGCGCGGAGGTCCGGGACGCCGGCAACAACGGCCAGCATCAGGGCGACGGCACCCGCACAGAACAGCCCGCTGGAAAGAGTGCACTTCTGCATGATCTTCGCTCCGTAAGAGGGGTGGAGTGACACCTGGACATGGAAGCTGGACGCGCGGGTGTACCTCGTTTCGCTGCACGACGGCGTGGAGAGAAACTGTAGTTCCCGAATCTTTTTGTCAACATTGTCATCAAGGTTGCGAGCCTATGTACAAATTCTTTTTACACCCAATGGCACGCCGAGGGAGAGAAGTGGCGATGAGACCGAGGCGCATGAAGCGGATGCGTGAAAGCCCCGGCCCTCGCGAGGAGGCCGGGGCTGCATCGTCTCCGCTAATCCGTCGAGGCGGTCAGACGCCGGCGGGCTCCAGCTCTTCGGCGGGGGCGCGGGCCAGGAAGCGGTCGGCCAGGTCCACGTACTCGGCGCTGCCGATGAAGAGCGGCGTGCGCTGGTGCAGCTCGGTGGGCTCCACGTCCAGGATGCGCTTGCGGCCGTTGCTGGCCTTGCCGCCCGCGCCCTCGGCGATCATCGCCAGGGGGGCGGCCTCGTAGAGGAGGCGCAGCTTCCCGTTCGGGCTCTTGGCGTCGGCCGGGTACATGAAGAGGCCGCCGTACAGCAGGTTGCGGTGGAAGTCGGCCACCAGCGAGCCGATGTAGCGCGAGGTGAACGGCTTGGCGATCTCCCCGTCCACTCCCTTCAGGTGGTCCACCAGCCTGCGCTGCTCCGGGCTCCACTTGCCGTAGTTCCCCTCGTTCACGCTGTAGATGCGCTGCCCCGGCACCGGGATGCGGATGTTGGGGTGCGACAGCAGGAACTCGCCGATGGAGGGCTCCAGCGTGAAGCCGTGCACCCCGTTTCCGGTGGTGTAGACGAGCATGGTCGACGAGCCGTAGACCACGTAGCCGGCCGCCACCTGCCGCGAGCCCCGCTGCAGGCAGTCGGCCACGCACCCGCGCGGGTCGTCGCTCACCTTGCGGTGGATGGAGAAGATGGTGCCCACGCTCACGTTGGCGTCGATGTTCGACGAGCCGTCGAGCGGGTCGTAGAGCACGCAGTACTTGCCGGTGGGAAAGCGGTCGGGGATGGGGATGAAGTCCTCCACCTCCTCCGACGCCATCCCGCACAGGTGCCCGGTGTGGTCGAGCGCCTTGAAGATCACCTCGTTGGCGAACTCGTCGAGCTTGCGCACCTCCTCGCCCTGCACGTTCACCTCGCCGGTCATCCCCAGCACGTCGCCGAGCCCCGCGCGGCGCACCTCGCGGGCGATCAGCTTGGCGGCGAAGGCGATGTCGTACAGGATGTTGGAGAAGGCGCCGGTGGCCTCGGGGAACTCGCGCTCGGCTTCGATGATGTGGCGCTCGATGGTGATGACGCCCTTGCTGGTCACTCGGTCCTCTGCGGTGCGGATGGACGTTCCTCGGCGTAGCGCTTCTGCCGCGCGTACGCGTCGACTTCGTAGCGGTTGTTCCAGTAGCCGTGCCGGACCGACTCCCAGAGGTACTTCAGCGGGAAGAGCGGGCTCTTCCACTGCTCCACGTGCACCAGCTCGTGCACGATCAGGTCGTCGGTGAGCGGCGCCCCGGCGTCGACCAGGATGGTCTTGCCGAGCGTGACCGCGGCCGCGGGCCGGTGCGGCCTCCCCTCGCGGCGCATGAAGAGCCCGCCGACGGCCGGGATCAGCCGGTTGCGCCGCACGGTGACGCCCGGCGGGAGCGGGTAGGGCACCTCCGCCGGGGGCACCCTGGGGCCCAGCACCCGGTCCACCAGCGGGTCGAGCACGCTCACCGGTCCACCCTCCGCCAGGCGCCGCCGGCCTCCACCCGCACCACCACCGTCCCGTCCTCGTCGGTGCGCGCCACTTCGACCCCGCGCCGCCGCATCCGCGCGACGACCGCGGGCGAGGGGTGGCCGTACTCGTTGCGCCGGCCGCACGAGATCACGGCGAGGGCGGGGCGGACGGCGGCCAGGAAGGCGTCGGAGCTGGAGGTGGCGCTGCCGTGGTGGCCGGCCTTGAGCACCTGGGCGCGCAGCCGCTCGCCGTGTAGAGCGGCCAGGCGCTCTTCCACCCAGGCGGGCGCGTCGCCGGTGAGCAGCGCGGCGAAGCCGCCGTAGCGGAGCAGGATCACGGCGGAAATGTCGTTCGCGTCGGCGGGGGCGTCAAGAGCGTCCGGTGCCGGCCAGAGAAACTCAAGTTCCACGCCGTCCACCCGCAAGGTCCGGTCCCACCTCGCGGCAGCCCACTCCACGCCGCGCGCCTCGGCAGTCTCCAGGGTCTGGAGGTAGACCGGCGTCCCGAACGGCAGCCCGGGCTCGATCAGCCTCCCGACGGGGATCCCGCGCATCACCGCGGCGGCGCCGCCGATGTGGTCGGAGTGCGGATGCGTGAGCACCAGCGCCTCGACGCGCTTCGCGCCGTGGGCGCGCAGGTAGGGGAGCACGCGCTTCTCGCCCGCGTCGAAGCGCTCGTCGGCGAGGCCGGCGTCCACCAGCACCCAGTGCCCCGCGGGGGTGCGCAGCGCGATGGCGTCGCCCTGGCCCACGTCGAGGAAGGCGATCTCCAGCGCGCCGCCGCCCGGGTCGGCCGCCAGGGGGAAGACCAGGAGCGCGGCGCAGGCGGCGGCCGCGGCCAGCGCGCGGCGCACGCGGGGGCGCAGCCGGGCGGCCAGGTCCAGCGCCAGGAGCGCGGCGAGCGCGGCGGCGGCCCACAGCCACCAGCGCGGCCGCGCCACCGCCGCGTGCCCGCCGGGGACGGCCACGGCCAGGTCGACCACGCGGTCCAGGAGGTCGAGCGCGACGCCCGCCCCGTCGGCGAAGAGCCGGGCGAGCGGCGGGAGGACGGGCTCGGTGGCCGCCGCCGCGCCGATGCCGACCAGGGCCAGGGAGGAGAGGGGGATCGCCGGGAGGTTGGCCAGGATGGAGACGGGCGCCACGGTCCCGAAGTGGTGCGCGACCACGGGCGCGGTGGCGGCGAAGGCGGCCAGGCTGGTCACCAGCGACTCGGCGAGCGGGCGCGCGAGCTTCCCCTTCCGCAGCCGGGCGGGGACGCGCTCCCACAGCGGCCCGCGCAGGAGGAGGATGCCGAGCACGCCGGCGAAGGAGAGCTGGAAGCCGACGTCGAGCGCGGCCAGCGGGTCGAGCGCCAGGAGGAGGAGCGCGGCGGCGGCGACGATCGGCAGGGGCGCGGAGGGGCGCTGCAGGACGAGCGTCAGCAGCGTGAGCGCCATCATCACCCCCGAGCGCAGCGCCGAGGGCGGCGCGCCGATCACTGCCAGGTAGAGCGCCACCAGGGCGATGGTGAGCCACGCGGTGCGGACGCGAGAGAGGCGCAGGACGCTGCCGAGGAGGACGAAGACGGCGCCCACCAGGGCGACGTGGGTGCCCGAGATCGCCAGCAGGTGCACCAGGCCGGACCTGGCGAAGCGGTCGGCCAGCTCGCGGTCGAGCGTCTCGCGCCGGCCCAGGAGGAGGGCGTCGGCCAGCGCGCCGTGGCGGGGGAAGAGGCGGTGCAGCTGCGCCTCGGTGTGCCCGCGCATCACCAGCAGCGGGTGGCGCGCGAGGTCCGGCGGGCGCGCGGCTTCCGCCTCCTTCGCGAGGACGTAGCCCGTGTAGGCGGGGCTGCGCGGCCAGGCGGACGGGTCGACGGGAGACGGCATCAGGCGCCACTCGCCGGCGACGCGCAGCTCGGTCCCCGCCGCCAGCGCCGCCGTCCCGCGCGGCAGCCGCACGCGCACCTCGACGTCGCACCGGGCGACGCGGCCTGTCTCCGTCACCGCGCTCGCGAGGCGGAGCGGGAGGAGGGGGATGCGCCCCGCGGAGTCGGCCGGGGGGAGGAAGTTGGCCCCGAGCGCGCCGCGGACGGCGAGCCGGGTGCCGTCCGCGAGCGTCGCCCGGCAGTCCTCGGCCGCCGCCAGCCGCCCGCCCGCGCCGTGGCCGGCGCCGGCCAGCGCCAGGGCGGCGAGGAGGAGGGCCTCGACGGCGCGCGGCTTCAGCTTCTCGCCGACGAGCCGCGCGTGGGCGAGGGGTGCCAGGAGGAGCGGGAGGGCGAGCCACGCGGTGCCGGGGGCGACCCCTTCCACGCGAAGCCCGCAAAGGAGTCCCGCCAGGAACGCGAGGAAGGCGGTGACGAGGGGGAGCCGGAGGTGGGTCATCCGCGGGAGAGGTGAGGCGGGACGCGGGCGAACGGGAGGGAATTGGACGGAGTGAACGGTGGGATGATAGGGGAGGGACGGGTCCGGCGCAAGGGGGAAGCCGGCGGCGAAGGCCGCCGGGGGTGCCCCCTCCCCGCGCGACCCTCGGCTGCTCGTTCCTCGCAGCCAGAGGGCGCGCTCCCTCCCCCGCTGCGCGGTGGAGGGGAAACACCTCGGCGCTTCGCGCGACGAAACCAGGCGCGGAGCGAATGGGGTTCCGCGGTTGAAGCCTCGCGGGGGTTCGCGAGGCTTTCCGTGGTTCCAGCGGGCGGCTTCAGCCGCTCGCGACCCTCGCGCGCGACGAAGTTGCATGAGGGATGCGCGCCCGACAGGGCCGGGACGCCGCCGCGACACGGGGTATCGTCGCGGCGGTGGCCCGGCGCCGTTGGCCTGCGTTGTTTGCAGGCCTACGGCGCGCGCAGCCCGGCCCGGAGCGCAGCGGAGGGACATGCCCAAACCGCAGTGCGTTAGTGCGTTGAGTGCGAAGTGCGAGAGTGCGCTACGGCTGGGGGAGGCCGATGACGCCGTCGACTCCGCGGGGGGCGGCGTAGATCTGGACCACGTACCAGGCGCCGTCTTCGGCCCGCGCGGCGCCGGTGCCGGCGAAGGCGAACTCGGGGGTGGCCAGCGGCTGGCGCGCGCCCGGGGTGCGCATCCACAGCACCACCACCTGCGCGGGGAGGAGCTCTTCGGCCTCGACGCTCCGGGCCAGGTTCTCGGCCGAGGCGCCGAAGACGGCCCCGCCGGCGCGCAGGCGGTCGGCCAGGGTGCGGCGGTAGGGGGCGGTGGAGAGGTGCGTGACCTCGCCGCGGCGGGCCAGCTCGCGGCTGAACTCCCGGGCGACGTCGTCGAGCACGCGGTCGGGCTTGAGCGCGGCCAGGCCCAGCTGCCGGCGCGCCTGGTTCGCCTGCCCCAGCACCGCGCGCGCCACCCGCGCCGAGGGCTCGACGGCCGGGGCGGTGGGCCGCGGCTCCGGCTGCGAGCCGGGCTTCGGCGTGTCGCACCCGGCCAGGTGCCAGGCGAGGGCGAGGACGAGGGCGCCGGTTCGGCGCGCGTGCACCGTGCTTCCCATGATCCCGCGGGCGGCGGCGGTGGGTGGAGGCAACCGGTGGAACGGCCGCGGCGGAGGGTTTCTGACGGGCCGCGCCGGGTCAGCGCGAGGCGTCCAGGCCGCCGCGCGAGGCGCGCCGGCGCTGGTGCAGCGGCTGGGCGGCGTAGAGCTGGACCACGTACCAGCTGCCGTCGCGGCCCTGCGCCACGCCGGTGCCCACGTAGTGGAAGCCGGGGTCGAGCAGGTGGGCGCGGTGGCCGGGGGAGAACATCCAGCCGTTGACCACCCGCCACCCCACGTTGTCGCGCCCTTCGGTGGCCCAGGCCAGGTTCTCGGCCCAGCGGCCGAAGCGGGCGCCCCCGGCGGCCAGGCGCTCGGCGGGAGTGGCGCGGCCGGGGGTGGGCGACTCGTGCGCGAGCTCGCCGCGCGCGGCCAGCTCGCGGCTGTACTCGGCGGCGACCTTCTCCAGGGCCTCGTCGCGCCGCAGCACGGGGGCGCCGTTCTCGCGGCGCACGCGGTTGGCCCACTCCTGCACGGCGCCGACGACGGGGCCGAGCTCGCCCGCGGCCGCGGGCGGCGCGGGGGTCAGCGCGGCGATCGCCACGGCGCAGCCGGCGGCCGGGAGCAGGGCCGGCAGCAGGGCGGCCAGGGTGCGGAGGCGGGCGAGGCGTCCCATCACGGGCACGGACGGAAGGTCGTTCGAACGAGGACCGCTTCTGAATAGTAACGTGGTTCCGGCGGAGCGGGGAGCCCGGAGCCGCGAGCCGATGGGGAGCCGGGCCGAGTGGCTGGGTCAGGGAATGGTCTGGTCCCGGCGGCCGGGGGCGGTGCGATCGGCGGCGGGGGCGGCCGGGGAGTCGGCGAGGAGGCCGCGCTCGCGCAGCCAGCGGCGGTGCCGCAGGTCGTGCCTGAGCCCCAGCGCCAGCATGGAGAGCATGCCGAAGAGGAAGGCCAGGAAGCAGACGACGGTGAGCGGCGCCTGGTGGAAGGTGGCGAGGCCAAGCCGGAGGGAGACCGTCTCGCCCCGGTTCAGGTACGCGAAGGCTCCCGCCAGCAGCGTGACCGCCGCGAGCGGGAGCCAGCGTCCGGCACCCGTCATGCCGCCATCCCGGCCGGGACGCCCACGTCCACGCGCTCGCCCGTGAAGGTGGCGCCGGTGGTGGCCGTGAGCCGCACGGTGGCGAAGGTGCCGACGAGCGAGGCGGGGCCGTCGAAGTTGACCACCTTGTTGGACCCGGTGCGCCCCTGCACGCCGCCGCGGCGCCCCTCCTTCTCCACCAGCACCTCTTCCACGCGGCCCACCTCGGCGCGGTTGATCTCGAGCTGGACCTTGCGCTGCAGCTCGATCAGCCGCTCCAGGCGCGCCTGGCCCACCGGCTCGGGGACGAACTGGTCGCGCGGCAGGCGGGTGGCCGGGGTGCCCTCGCGCTCGCTGTAGCGGTACATGAACGCGTCGTCGTAGCGCACGGTGCGCATCAGCTCGAGCGTGGCCTGGTACTCTTCCTCGGTCTCGCCGGGGAAGGCCACGATCACGTCGGTGGAGAGGGCGACCTGCGGGATCGCCTCGCGCACCCAGGCGAGCTTCTCCAGGTACTCGGCGACGGTGTAGCGGCGCAGCATCCGCTTGAGCGTGCGGTCGTGCCCGCTCTGCACCGGGAGGTGGAGCTGCTTGCAGACGGCGGGCTCGCCGGCCATCACCTCCACCAGCGCGCGGGTGAAGTCGTTGGGGTGCGGCGAGGTGAAGCGCACGCGGCGGATGCCGTCCACGCGCGCCACCTCGCGCAGCAGGCGGGGGAAGTCCCAGTCGCCGTGCTCGTAGCTGTTGACGGTCTGCCCCAGCAGGGTGACCTCGGGGACGCCGTCTTCGGCCAGGGCGCGCACCTCGGCCAGGATCGCCTGCGGGTCGCGGTTCTTCTCGCCGCCGCGCACGTAGGGGACGATGCAGTAGGTGCAGCGGTAGTTGCACCCGCGCTGGATCGGCACCCAGGCGCTGACGGCGGAGGTGCGCTTCGCGGCGACGCCCTCGTAGTTCTCGAACGGGTCGAAGCCCAGCACCGTGAGCCCCTTCGGCCCCGCGCCGATGGTGGGCAGGGCGCGATGCGTCTTCGGGGCGGCGGCGGGGCGCAGCTCGGCGAGCTTCGCGGGGAGCTGGCGGTAGGCGTCGGGGCCCATCACCAGGTCCACGCCGCCGGACTTCGACAGCAGCGTCTCGCCCATGCGCTGCGCCATGCACCCGGTGACGCCGATCACCACGTCGGGGCGCTCGCGGCGCACCTGCTGGAGCTGGCCGACGCGGCCGATCACGCGCTGCTCCGCGTGGTCGCGGATGGCGCAGGTGTTCACCAGGATGACGTCGGCGTCGTCGGGGGTGTCGGTGGCGACGTACCCCTGCTCCGCCAGGATGCCGGCCATCAGCTCCGAATCGCTGATGTTCATCTGGCACCCGTACGTCTCGATGTAGGCTTTCTTCATGGCTCGGTGCTGCGCTGGATTCCACGGGAAGCCGTAGGAGTACACCGGACGGGCGCGGCGGTTCGCCGGAAGGCAGGACAGTGGACCGACTCAGAGCAGCGCGAGGATCTCGCCGGAGGAGCGGGCGGGAATCGGAAGTCCAGCGAAGTCCTTCTCGTTTCGCGTAACGATGTAGTCTACCCCCACCTTGAGCGCGCAAGCAGCCTGGACCGCGTCCTCAAAATCGCTCAAACCCAGCGCAATGGCCTGAAGGAAATCCGTTTTCTCGACCGCGACGACTTCGAGGAAGCGCAACAAGTCAGCAATGGCGATGGTCGCAGCTTGTGATCCTTGCGCCTTCGCCATGACATAATGCGCGGTCGTAAGCGTGTGGCCGGCGACGTAGCCGGTTGCGGCCCCCGTGTCGATCTCGGTCAGCACCCTGGCGGCGTCTGCCATCCATGGATGGCGCTTCAGCACCACGTCCAGAACAACGTTGATGTCGACGAGGAGCTTCACCCGTACTTCTCCAGGAGGTAACGATGATAGTCGTCCTCGTCAGGACCGCCTTCGGCGATCCCGTACAACCTGCGGACCGTGGGTGAAAGCGCGAGTTCCTGCTCGTCCTCTTCCAACGGCAGTCGTGCGAGAAAGTCGCTGACGAGCCGGGAAATACTGGTGTCGTGGCGCTCACTGTAGCGCCGGGCGCGCTCGATCGCCGCGTCGTCAATAGAAAGGTTCAGCGTGCTCTTGGCCATGGAATCCTCCTGTGCGCATCCTATTTCAAATTTTATGCGCAGAGGCACATCAGTCAACCCTCGGAGACGGGCCATCATCATCCGTAGCCGTGGGGCTCGGATGCCTACGGCGCCTCGTCGGGCGGGGGCTCGTCGAGCTCGGCGAGGCGGATGCGCAGGAGGTCGTCGAGGGCGTGGTCGGGGACGCCGTAGACCTCCTCGGCCAGGAAGCGGCGCGTCTCCAGCTCGCTCTTCAGGAGCTGGCGCAGCAGCGCGCCCAGCCGGTCGAGCGACAGCCCGACGCGCCGCGCCGCCCCCGCCAGCCGCTCGTACGCCTCGCGGCGGGCGGCCTGCTCTTCCGGCGTCTCGCCGGGGTGCCAGGGCTCGGTCATACGAAAAGTGCCCAGTGCCCAGTGCCTAGTGCCCAGTATGCCGATGTGCCAAGCAGTTCCTGGGCACTTGGCACTTGGCACTGGGCACTGCCGTTCAAGCTCTCGCCCACTCGCCGTAGAGCGGGAAGCGCGCGCAGATCTCCCGCACCTCGCCGCGCACTTGGTCCGCCACGCCCTCGTCGTCGGGCTTCGAGACGACGCGGTCGATGAGGACGGCGATGGCGCGCATCTCGTCCGTCCCCAGCCCGCGCGTGGTGAGCGCGGGGGTGCCGATGCGGATGCCGCTGGTGACGAAGGGCGACTCGGTCTCGCCGGGGACCGTGTTCTTGTTGACGGTGATGCCGGCGCGGTCCAGCGCCTTCTCGGCGATCTTCCCCGTCACGCCCTTGCTGCGCAGGTCCACCAGGAGCAGGTGGTTGTCGGTGCCGCCGGAGACCAGCTTGAAGCCGCGCTCCAGGAGCCCCTCGGCCAGCGCCTGCGCATTGGCGATCACCCGCGCCGAGTAGTCGCCGAACTCGGGCCTGAGCGCCTCGCCGAACGCCACCGCCTTCGAGGCGATCACGTGCATCAGCGGGCCGCCCTGGATGCCGGGGAAGATCTGCTTGTCCACCGCCTTGGCGTGCTCTTCGGTGCAGAGGATCAGCCCGCCGCGGGGGCCGCGCAGCGTCTTGTGGGTGGTGGAGGTGACGATGTCGGCGTGGGGGACGGGGTTGGGGTGGTGCCCCGTGGCGACCAGGCCCGCGATGTGGGCCATGTCGACCACCAGCCTGGCCCCGCTCTCGCGCGCGATCTCGGCGAACGTCTCGAAGTCGATCTGCCGCGGGTAGGCGCTGGCGCCGGCCACGATCACCTTCGGCCGCACCTCGAGCGCCTGGTCGCGCAAGCGCCCGTAGTCGATGCGGTGGTCGTCCTGGCGCACGCCGTAGGCGACCACGCGGAAGAGGCGGCCGCTGAAGTTGACGGGGGAGCCGTGCGTGAGGTGGCCGCCCTCGGAGAGGTTCATCCCCAGGATGGTGTCGCCCGGCTCCATCAGCGCGAAGTAGGCGGCCATGTTGGCCTGCGCGCCGGAGTGCGGCTGCACGTTGACGTGCTCGGCGCCGAAGAGCTGCAGGAGCCGCTGCTGGGCCAGCCGCTCGACCTCGTCGACCACCTCGCAGCCGCCGTAGTAGCGCTTGCCGGGGTAGCCTTCGGCGTACTTGTTGGTGAGCACCGAGCCCATGGCCTGCAGCACCGCCTGCGAGACGAAGTTCTCGGAGGCGATCATCTCCAGCTGGTGCTCCTGCCGCTCGGCTTCCTCCACCAGCAGCCGGTGGATGTCGGGATCGGCCTGCTTCAGCGCTTCCATCTATCTCTCGAC includes the following:
- the fbp gene encoding class 1 fructose-bisphosphatase, whose product is MTSKGVITIERHIIEAEREFPEATGAFSNILYDIAFAAKLIAREVRRAGLGDVLGMTGEVNVQGEEVRKLDEFANEVIFKALDHTGHLCGMASEEVEDFIPIPDRFPTGKYCVLYDPLDGSSNIDANVSVGTIFSIHRKVSDDPRGCVADCLQRGSRQVAAGYVVYGSSTMLVYTTGNGVHGFTLEPSIGEFLLSHPNIRIPVPGQRIYSVNEGNYGKWSPEQRRLVDHLKGVDGEIAKPFTSRYIGSLVADFHRNLLYGGLFMYPADAKSPNGKLRLLYEAAPLAMIAEGAGGKASNGRKRILDVEPTELHQRTPLFIGSAEYVDLADRFLARAPAEELEPAGV
- a CDS encoding DUF6364 family protein, which produces MAKSTLNLSIDDAAIERARRYSERHDTSISRLVSDFLARLPLEEDEQELALSPTVRRLYGIAEGGPDEDDYHRYLLEKYG
- a CDS encoding DNA internalization-related competence protein ComEC/Rec2; translation: MTHLRLPLVTAFLAFLAGLLCGLRVEGVAPGTAWLALPLLLAPLAHARLVGEKLKPRAVEALLLAALALAGAGHGAGGRLAAAEDCRATLADGTRLAVRGALGANFLPPADSAGRIPLLPLRLASAVTETGRVARCDVEVRVRLPRGTAALAAGTELRVAGEWRLMPSPVDPSAWPRSPAYTGYVLAKEAEAARPPDLARHPLLVMRGHTEAQLHRLFPRHGALADALLLGRRETLDRELADRFARSGLVHLLAISGTHVALVGAVFVLLGSVLRLSRVRTAWLTIALVALYLAVIGAPPSALRSGVMMALTLLTLVLQRPSAPLPIVAAAALLLLALDPLAALDVGFQLSFAGVLGILLLRGPLWERVPARLRKGKLARPLAESLVTSLAAFAATAPVVAHHFGTVAPVSILANLPAIPLSSLALVGIGAAAATEPVLPPLARLFADGAGVALDLLDRVVDLAVAVPGGHAAVARPRWWLWAAAALAALLALDLAARLRPRVRRALAAAAACAALLVFPLAADPGGGALEIAFLDVGQGDAIALRTPAGHWVLVDAGLADERFDAGEKRVLPYLRAHGAKRVEALVLTHPHSDHIGGAAAVMRGIPVGRLIEPGLPFGTPVYLQTLETAEARGVEWAAARWDRTLRVDGVELEFLWPAPDALDAPADANDISAVILLRYGGFAALLTGDAPAWVEERLAALHGERLRAQVLKAGHHGSATSSSDAFLAAVRPALAVISCGRRNEYGHPSPAVVARMRRRGVEVARTDEDGTVVVRVEAGGAWRRVDR
- a CDS encoding CAP domain-containing protein, which encodes MGRLARLRTLAALLPALLPAAGCAVAIAALTPAPPAAAGELGPVVGAVQEWANRVRRENGAPVLRRDEALEKVAAEYSRELAARGELAHESPTPGRATPAERLAAGGARFGRWAENLAWATEGRDNVGWRVVNGWMFSPGHRAHLLDPGFHYVGTGVAQGRDGSWYVVQLYAAQPLHQRRRASRGGLDASR
- the miaB gene encoding tRNA (N6-isopentenyl adenosine(37)-C2)-methylthiotransferase MiaB encodes the protein MKKAYIETYGCQMNISDSELMAGILAEQGYVATDTPDDADVILVNTCAIRDHAEQRVIGRVGQLQQVRRERPDVVIGVTGCMAQRMGETLLSKSGGVDLVMGPDAYRQLPAKLAELRPAAAPKTHRALPTIGAGPKGLTVLGFDPFENYEGVAAKRTSAVSAWVPIQRGCNYRCTYCIVPYVRGGEKNRDPQAILAEVRALAEDGVPEVTLLGQTVNSYEHGDWDFPRLLREVARVDGIRRVRFTSPHPNDFTRALVEVMAGEPAVCKQLHLPVQSGHDRTLKRMLRRYTVAEYLEKLAWVREAIPQVALSTDVIVAFPGETEEEYQATLELMRTVRYDDAFMYRYSEREGTPATRLPRDQFVPEPVGQARLERLIELQRKVQLEINRAEVGRVEEVLVEKEGRRGGVQGRTGSNKVVNFDGPASLVGTFATVRLTATTGATFTGERVDVGVPAGMAA
- a CDS encoding PIN domain-containing protein — its product is MKLLVDINVVLDVVLKRHPWMADAARVLTEIDTGAATGYVAGHTLTTAHYVMAKAQGSQAATIAIADLLRFLEVVAVEKTDFLQAIALGLSDFEDAVQAACALKVGVDYIVTRNEKDFAGLPIPARSSGEILALL
- the glyA gene encoding serine hydroxymethyltransferase, with protein sequence MEALKQADPDIHRLLVEEAERQEHQLEMIASENFVSQAVLQAMGSVLTNKYAEGYPGKRYYGGCEVVDEVERLAQQRLLQLFGAEHVNVQPHSGAQANMAAYFALMEPGDTILGMNLSEGGHLTHGSPVNFSGRLFRVVAYGVRQDDHRIDYGRLRDQALEVRPKVIVAGASAYPRQIDFETFAEIARESGARLVVDMAHIAGLVATGHHPNPVPHADIVTSTTHKTLRGPRGGLILCTEEHAKAVDKQIFPGIQGGPLMHVIASKAVAFGEALRPEFGDYSARVIANAQALAEGLLERGFKLVSGGTDNHLLLVDLRSKGVTGKIAEKALDRAGITVNKNTVPGETESPFVTSGIRIGTPALTTRGLGTDEMRAIAVLIDRVVSKPDDEGVADQVRGEVREICARFPLYGEWARA
- a CDS encoding LapA family protein, giving the protein MTGAGRWLPLAAVTLLAGAFAYLNRGETVSLRLGLATFHQAPLTVVCFLAFLFGMLSMLALGLRHDLRHRRWLRERGLLADSPAAPAADRTAPGRRDQTIP
- a CDS encoding CAP domain-containing protein, whose protein sequence is MHARRTGALVLALAWHLAGCDTPKPGSQPEPRPTAPAVEPSARVARAVLGQANQARRQLGLAALKPDRVLDDVAREFSRELARRGEVTHLSTAPYRRTLADRLRAGGAVFGASAENLARSVEAEELLPAQVVVLWMRTPGARQPLATPEFAFAGTGAARAEDGAWYVVQIYAAPRGVDGVIGLPQP